The Amaranthus tricolor cultivar Red isolate AtriRed21 chromosome 14, ASM2621246v1, whole genome shotgun sequence DNA window ATGTGGTCTGAAATTCATAGAGCAAACTGCAATGACGAAATAGTTCCTTTATCGCGTATACCTATCCATAAACGTTGGTTTCCTGATGGGTATAGTCCTGTTGTTCATCTCCCGTTTACTAACCCAAAGGAAGGTTTAAGCCCATCTGAAACACCTGATCTTCGAGAGAGGATCTTCCATTTCTCACCCGAGTCTTTAGCAAAGCTAAAATCCAAGGCAAACGCAGAAAACAATACGAAAAACACGATCTCTTCGTTTCAGGCTCTGTCAGCACTCTGCTGGCGAACCATCATTCGTGCACTCGCTTTACCACATGATCACGTCACAAATTGTAAATTACCAGCCAATTTTAGGCACAGATTAGATCCACCCTTGTCTCAAGACAGTGTTGGAAACTATTTAACCCTGGCAATTGCAACTACCAAAGTCGGTGAATTACTCGAACATGACTTAGGATGGGCTGCATCACTAGTTCATCAGGCAGTGATGAATCAAAAACACGAAGTATTTCATGATTTTGTCAGCTCATGGCTGCAATCTCCGTTTATTATCCCAATCCACAAGCTATCTGATTCATATAGTGTGCATATGGGAAGCTCCCCGAGATTTGATATGTATGGGAATGAATTCGGGCTTGGAAAAGCAGTAGCTGTTCGGAGTGGTTATGCAAACAAATTTGTTGGGAAGGTTACTTCTTATCCGGGATGTGAAGGGAAAGGAAGTGTTGATTTGGAAGTATGTTTACCATTTGATGCAATGACAATTCTTGAATTAGATGAGGAATTTATGAATGTTGTCTCATAAATAACACAAATTATATGTTCTGATTTGTATATTCAGTTTGTTTAAATGATTGGGTTATCATTTGTATTCTCATGTATAATGTTCTTTTGAGATTTATGTCTTTTAAGTACCAAATAATTCCTTTCCATTTAAGAAAATCTTTTTAACATGGGTGTGAAGGAAACCTTTAATTGGACACATCTTCACTATTGATCTACTTATCAGGAATCAGTGGCTTAATAAATGAATCAAAGATGTGTTTTTCATATTTACAgacaaaaagaaacaaattaaGGAATGTGGTATTATTGCATACCCTTCTGTCCATGAATTATTTCCCCCATTTGGATCGTTTAATTGATCACAGTTGGGTTAAatagtataataataaaattttagtttatagcctttttgttttgaggttgtcctactgtgagacggtctcatataagacggactgatcataaaattatatataaaggaGGTCaggttagttttattatttttcttgtgaTTCATCATtcgttttctttttgattttatggtgaAGATGAATCAAATGGTTATGTAAATTGAGTAAGGGCTGTGTTTAGAgcccataattttattttgtattagttcAATGATTGAATCATGTCTTTTTTATGTTAATAATCTTATTGCATGTAACCAACTACATTAAGTTAGAAAGAATTATAAGTACTTAATTTTGAaagatttattttgatttagaaAGATCTATTTATTGTGATTATAAAGAATTAATTACGAATTACATCCTTAATGTTTGAtaattttgcgaattacagttttgttttttttttttttcttttttttgcgaattacagcttcCAAAGTTGATTTTTGACCGGTATTTAGGCCAGGTGACCGAATTCGTACAAAATGACTAGTTGACCAGCGTTTTTACCTTTGGCTTTCcttttttttggttgttttttttttttttttttttttttaatttctcttttaattcattcttCCCTACCATTTAACTCATTCTCTTTACGTGCTCCATTGATACACATtaaaactttttctttttttttctaattcaatTTATCTCTTAACATTTAACCCATCTTCATCAACTtgagtattaatttttttttgggtaaccctaaattttaattttggggAAATTAATGACAAACTTATCTTCCTGATTTTTTCTACTTCTTGTTTAGATTGGAAATAAAACAACCCAATTCCtgatttcttcatcttcttcttatcttCCTTAAACATAAGATTGTACGCCATTAATGTTTTTCTCCTCTTATTCAATGGGTTGTCTGATTTTCCTAATTTCTTTATATTTCTCATTTCTACTATATTAGGCAAATACCCAGAAAGAACAGTAACAATCTTATACCACCACCAGTCCACCATTCTAAACGAATTCCTAAATAATTTGGAATAGCTAATCTCATCAATGGTTTAACACTTTCAAATCCAACAACTTTTATTCCCCAATTCCATCATTTTTTAATCTTccctttttctctctctttaacATAAACATAAGCTGCTAACATGACGGCCATGTTTAAGTTTGTCACCACTCGAGAAATAGCAACACCTTTTACACCCAATTTCTGTTGTCATTGTAATGGTTATcggaaataataaatattataagttatttCTTATATGAAATATACATGAAATATACATGTGATTCTTGAATTTCTTATCCTCTCTAGTGAAACAAAGAAATAAGACAGATTTTAGGTTTTGAATACTTCTTATATTAAATATGATCAAGACCAATGTCAAAATATATACACAGCCATGGAGACCAAGAAAGgtaagaaaataaatacaaaataagaatATTTCTGAATATCCTAAAATATGTTAaagaatattttctaaatattttctaaatctcCTAAATATGTTaactttcctacactccccctcaagttaggtcttcGGGTCACCGATACCTAACTTGCATAGTGTCTGTTCGAACACCTCAGAACTAACAGCCTTTGTAAGGATATCGGCAAGCTGATCCTTTGATCTGACAAACGGAAGGCTGATAATATTATTTTCCAATTTCTCTTTAATAAAATGTCTGTCAATCTCCACATGTTTGGTTCTATCATGCTGAACTGGATTCTCGGAGATGCTAATAGCAGCTTTGTTATCACAAAAAAGTCTGCAAGTTTGTCTTCTTGGAAAGTCTAATTCTCTTAGGAGCTTCTTTAACCACATAACTTCAGCTATTCCCTTTGCAATGCCCCGGAATTCTGCTTCTGCACTTGAAAGAGCAACTACtttctgtttcttactcttccaTGTAACAAGATTTCCTCCAACAAGAGTGAAGTATCCAGACGTAGACCTCCTATCATCTCTGTCTCCTGCCCAATCAGCATCTGTATAGGCAATAAGATCTAAGTGTCCATTCTTCTTATAAAAAATTCCTCTGCCACTGGTACCTTTAAGATACCTTAGAATCCTCATAACAGCTGTCATATGGTGAGTTTGGGGTAGGTGCATAAATCTACTTACAACACTGACTGCATATGCAATATCTGGTCTTGTGTGAGAAAGATAAATAAGTTTTCCGACCAACCTCTGGTATTGTCCTCTATCTGTAAGTTTCTCCCCTTCAATCATCTGTAACCCGTGATGAGTCACAATAGGAGTCTCCGCTGGTTTACAATCAACCATACCTGTCTCTGTAAGTAAGTCCAAAATATATTTCCGTTGGCTTATAAAGATACCTCCTTTTGACCTCAGAACCTCAATGCCAAGGAAATATTTTAGCTgccccaaatctttcatttcgAATTCTCTAAAGAGTTGCTTCTTCAAAGTATCGATCTCCTGTTTGTCATTTCCAGTAATAatcatgtcatctacatagATGATTAGACATGTGATCTTTCCTTGTCGACGTTTGAGGAACAGAGTATGATCTGAGTTACTTTGTTTATACCCAAACTTCCTCATTGCTGCTGTGAACCTTCCAAACCATGCCCTAGGAGACTGCTTCAACCCATAGAGAGCCCTTTTTAGTTTACACCCTTCTCCTGGCTTATAATCACTTGAGAACCCTGGAGGAGCTTTCATGTATACTTCTTCCTCTATTTTTCCATGGAGAAACGCATTCTTCACATCGAATTGATGCAAGGGCCAGTCTTTATTTGCAGCAACAGAAAAAAGGACACGAATAGTATCAAGTTTTGCAACCGGAGAGAAGGTTTCTAAGTAATCAACCCCATAGGTTTGTGTATACCCCTGAGCTACAAGTCTGGCTTTAAACCTTTCAATCGTACCATCTGCTTGATATTTTATAGTGTACACCCATTTGCAACCTACCGTTCTTTTTCCTTCTGGTAACTTACATTTTTCCCAAGTTTCATTTTTGTTTAGGGCAGAtatttcttcttccattgctTTCTTCCATCTAGGATTCTGTAGGGCTTCTTCAATATTTCTAGGTATGTTATTGGAGTAAAGAGCAGCATTGAAGGCAACAGCTGAGAGAGAGAGATTGTCATTATTTTCTTTAAGAGGATATTTCGATCTTTGTGCTTCGAACTCTGGATCATATCTCTTAGGAGGTATACCCCTCGTACTCCTAGGTGGCAACTCATACCTGTGTGGCAACTCCACATCTGCAAGATTATCATCAGTAATGTTTTCAAAAATTTCAGGATCATTAGAATTTACCTCCTGTAACTCCTCAGGATGCTCAGTGGGTTGGACATCAGTCTGAAGAGGAGATACTATGTTTTCAGTGATAACCTCAGTGGTTTcacctacttgctcttttggTTCCTGATCAATAGTAACTGGATATAACAACCAGCTCAAGTCATCACTAGTATTCTCCCCCTGAGGACGAGGCTGGGTATAATAATAAGACTGTTCAAAGAAATCACAGTCCATGGTAGTATACATCCGATTATGTACTGGATCATAACACCTGTATCCCTTCTGTTGTATCCCATAACCCACAAATACACACTTAAGAGCTCGAGGTTCGAGTTTGGTTCGGGTGTGTGGAGGAAGATGTACATAAACCACACATCCAAAGACACGAGGTTGGAGAGAATGGGAGGGAGGTATAGAAACAAAAGAGGCTAAGGTTGCAAGGGGGGTTTTATAGTGGAGAGGTTTGGAGGGTAGACGGTTAGTAAGATAGGCGGCAGTGGCAACGGCTTCAGGCCAAAAAAAGGCAGGTGTATTTGACTCAAGGAGGATAGCCCGAGTAATATCGAGAAGAGTACGATTTTTACGCTCagccactccattttgttgaggtgtataTGGGCAAGAGGTTTGATGTATCATGCCATGATCCGAAAAAAAACGTTTCATGGAAGAGTTAACAAATTCTCCTCCATTATCAGAACGTATAATTTTCGGGGTGGCTTGAAATTGGGTATGAAGCATATTACAAAAGGTAACAAACACAGAGAAaacttcagatttgtgtttaagaaaataaacccAACTCATACGAGTGCAATCATCaacaaacaaaatataataagaataagtacTAGTAGCAAAAACAGGGGCTGGTCCCCAAACATCTGAATGTATCAAAGAAAAAGGTGTACTAGCACGAGACACACTTGGTAAGTAAGAATGTCTATGGCTCTTAGCTAACACACAAGTTTCACAATCAAGAGTTAACATTTTATTCTTAACTGAaggaaacaaaaaatttaagtaaGCTAGGGAAGGGTGACCAAGACGTCGATGCCATAACCAGAACAATTGATCAGATGAACCACGAGCAAGCAAAGCTTGGCCTTTTTGAGTCGTCTCATCAACATAGTATAAGCCTCCTCGTTCAGTACCATGTCCAATGATGGTCCCGgactgagcatcctgcacaacacaaccAGTGGAAGTCATAAGAATAGTACAATTAAGTTCTCGAGTAAGCTGACTAACAGAAAGTAACTTATGTGATAAACTCGGAaccaataaacaattttttaaatgcaTAGAGGGAGACACATGAATAGAACCGGCACTTTGAACTTTGACACACTCTCCACTAGCAGTTTTAATATGAGATCGATGGATGGGTTTGTGTTGGGCCAAATCTTGTGGGTCGAAGGTCATGGTGTCGGTAGCtcc harbors:
- the LOC130799615 gene encoding uncharacterized acetyltransferase At3g50280-like, which gives rise to MDEGSLNMSSAIVKQISECFIKPKHEVQEAKHPYYLGPLDIAFLFGNYIQKGLLFHKPPTSEHQNFSIHKLIESLKNSLSITLVHFYPLAGQLVTQVDEARHQSLIFVDCNKGPGARFIHAMLDLSVSDILSPIDVPVVIKSLFDHNRAVNYDGHYKPLLSVQVTELFDGVFIGCSMNHSIGDGTSYWHFWNMWSEIHRANCNDEIVPLSRIPIHKRWFPDGYSPVVHLPFTNPKEGLSPSETPDLRERIFHFSPESLAKLKSKANAENNTKNTISSFQALSALCWRTIIRALALPHDHVTNCKLPANFRHRLDPPLSQDSVGNYLTLAIATTKVGELLEHDLGWAASLVHQAVMNQKHEVFHDFVSSWLQSPFIIPIHKLSDSYSVHMGSSPRFDMYGNEFGLGKAVAVRSGYANKFVGKVTSYPGCEGKGSVDLEVCLPFDAMTILELDEEFMNVVS